From Campylobacteraceae bacterium, the proteins below share one genomic window:
- a CDS encoding EAL domain-containing protein, with amino-acid sequence MHLVNHIFYTHTKLEEEILNFPSSKTIMIQLFCADFNTKIIQKILLHLQESLPHAVLIGASSAGGINNGKLCNDRILISFCFFEHTRVKAYYYPKANYSQGLKAAKNIIKRDTKVCIIFSETFKNDSEGFLDAFTKNNKSLVIAGGCASGEDHGKENFIIKDNTIYKEGIVLLSLNSTELNVYSDYSLTWSTVGKEMLVSRCENNIIYELDNKPIQEVYSHYLGKQIAAQLPNFDYEFPLIKTEKTMNVALSIREKTQDNAYLFSGKIQEGDRVKFSVTHETDSLNDTYKHQERILQNPIEVLFVYSCSARKHFIYDETHNEFTILNKVGKNSGFFTYGEFFNNNGKTYLLNNTSTTLSLSENNINKKIETNKEQEVLSKKISAQTHLIDTIQEELTSSQDLLNQYKIALDESAIVSKTDAQGQIIYVNDKFCQTSGYTREELMGQNHNIIRHPDTPTSLFVNMWNALIKGKVWQNTFKNKNKKGEEYYVKAVMIPIFDKKGKIIEYISIRTDVSEIFLKDKIIKEGLIDKLTQVNNREALLKLFEKKEKKYLLILINLDRFSEINNYFGYNIGDNVLKLFTKNLKEIFGNNIFRITGDEFAIVSKRPKEWESLLKSINFKILELENLHYKIAKYDISINTTSGMAFAKGKNIYTLAHIALKEAKEQRKKIVFFNAETSLKEKIRNNIIMIEKIKQAITEDRIVPYYQAIVDNKTKKVSKYEALIRLIDRDGKVLSPYLFLEHAKKAKLYGELTKIMIEKTFKKFKDLDFEFSINLTIQDILSYTTRKYLYDKLEEYKCGSRLILEIVESEGIENFEDIISFINKVKRYGCKVAIDDFGSGYSNFSYLAKLKVDFIKIDGSLIKNIHKDENQKNIVESILLFTKKQGLKTVAEFVENEEIFNVLKELDLDYSQGYYFSKPQKDL; translated from the coding sequence ATGCACTTAGTTAACCACATATTTTATACGCATACAAAATTAGAAGAAGAAATATTAAATTTTCCTTCTTCTAAGACTATTATGATACAACTTTTTTGTGCTGATTTTAATACAAAGATAATACAAAAAATTCTGTTACACCTACAGGAAAGCCTTCCACATGCAGTTCTTATTGGCGCTTCCAGTGCAGGAGGAATAAATAATGGGAAACTATGTAATGATAGAATTCTTATCTCCTTTTGTTTTTTCGAACATACCCGCGTAAAAGCATATTATTACCCAAAAGCCAATTATTCTCAAGGCTTAAAAGCAGCAAAAAATATTATTAAAAGGGATACAAAAGTCTGCATTATTTTTTCAGAAACTTTTAAAAATGATTCGGAAGGTTTTCTTGATGCTTTTACTAAGAATAATAAATCGCTTGTTATAGCTGGAGGTTGCGCAAGTGGAGAAGATCATGGAAAAGAAAATTTCATTATCAAAGACAATACTATTTATAAAGAAGGTATTGTTTTACTTTCATTAAATTCAACAGAATTAAATGTTTATTCTGATTATTCACTTACTTGGAGTACAGTAGGAAAAGAAATGCTTGTAAGTAGATGTGAAAATAACATTATATATGAGCTTGATAATAAACCTATACAAGAGGTTTATTCGCATTATTTAGGAAAACAAATAGCAGCTCAGCTACCCAATTTTGACTACGAATTTCCTCTTATAAAAACTGAAAAAACAATGAATGTTGCACTCTCAATTAGAGAAAAAACACAAGACAATGCTTATTTATTTTCAGGAAAAATTCAAGAAGGGGACAGGGTAAAGTTTTCTGTTACGCACGAAACAGACAGTTTAAACGATACCTATAAACACCAAGAAAGAATACTTCAAAATCCCATTGAAGTACTTTTTGTTTATTCCTGTAGTGCAAGAAAACATTTTATTTATGATGAAACACACAATGAATTTACTATCTTAAATAAAGTTGGAAAAAACAGTGGATTTTTTACTTATGGAGAGTTTTTCAATAACAATGGAAAAACGTATTTATTAAACAATACTAGTACTACACTTTCTCTTTCAGAAAATAATATCAATAAAAAAATTGAAACAAATAAAGAACAAGAAGTTTTATCAAAAAAGATTTCTGCGCAAACACACTTAATTGATACTATTCAAGAAGAATTAACCTCAAGTCAGGACTTATTAAACCAATACAAAATAGCCCTAGATGAGAGTGCTATTGTTTCTAAAACAGATGCACAAGGTCAAATTATTTATGTTAATGATAAGTTTTGTCAAACTTCTGGATATACAAGAGAAGAGCTTATGGGACAAAACCATAATATAATTAGACATCCAGATACCCCTACTTCCTTATTTGTAAACATGTGGAATGCCCTCATAAAAGGTAAGGTTTGGCAAAATACTTTTAAAAATAAAAATAAAAAAGGGGAAGAATATTATGTAAAAGCAGTGATGATTCCTATTTTTGATAAAAAAGGAAAAATCATTGAGTACATAAGCATACGTACCGATGTAAGTGAAATATTTTTAAAAGATAAGATTATTAAAGAAGGTTTAATTGATAAATTAACACAAGTAAATAATCGAGAGGCTTTATTAAAACTTTTTGAAAAGAAAGAAAAAAAATATCTTCTTATTTTAATTAACTTAGACAGATTTTCAGAAATTAATAACTACTTCGGATACAATATTGGAGATAATGTACTTAAACTTTTTACGAAAAATTTAAAAGAAATTTTTGGAAATAATATTTTTAGAATTACAGGGGATGAATTTGCGATTGTTAGTAAACGCCCTAAAGAGTGGGAATCTTTATTAAAAAGTATCAATTTTAAAATTCTTGAGCTTGAAAATCTTCATTATAAAATTGCTAAATATGATATTTCTATTAATACTACTTCTGGTATGGCATTTGCAAAAGGAAAAAATATTTATACGCTTGCACATATTGCGTTAAAAGAAGCAAAAGAACAAAGGAAAAAAATTGTATTTTTTAATGCAGAGACATCCCTAAAAGAAAAAATCAGAAACAATATTATTATGATAGAGAAAATAAAACAAGCTATCACAGAAGATAGGATTGTTCCGTATTATCAAGCTATAGTTGATAATAAAACAAAAAAAGTAAGTAAATATGAAGCCTTAATAAGACTAATTGATCGTGATGGTAAAGTTCTGTCTCCTTATTTATTTTTAGAGCATGCTAAAAAAGCAAAATTATATGGGGAACTCACCAAAATTATGATTGAAAAAACCTTTAAAAAGTTTAAAGATCTTGATTTTGAATTCTCAATTAATTTAACCATTCAAGATATTTTATCTTATACTACGCGTAAATACCTTTATGATAAATTAGAAGAATATAAGTGTGGCTCCAGACTTATTTTAGAAATTGTTGAATCAGAGGGAATTGAAAACTTTGAAGATATTATTTCTTTTATCAATAAAGTAAAACGTTATGGCTGTAAAGTTGCTATTGATGATTTTGGTAGCGGTTATTCTAATTTTTCTTATTTGGCTAAATTAAAAGTTGACTTTATAAAAATTGACGGTTCTTTAATTAAAAATATCCATAAAGATGAAAATCAAAAAAACATTGTAGAAAGTATTTTATTGTTTACAAAAAAACAA